From one Sardina pilchardus chromosome 6, fSarPil1.1, whole genome shotgun sequence genomic stretch:
- the ptpn23a gene encoding tyrosine-protein phosphatase non-receptor type 23 isoform X3 yields the protein MQHTAEVLWAASLLTKSCAHGARAGGRCAHLLVSDHIVSQNWNTKTEIFSGKTVSHDDISYEQACILYNLGALHSMLGAMDNRVSEEGMKVSCTHFQCSAGAFSYLRDHFSHNFSVDMSHQILNLNINLMLGQAQECLLEKSMLDNRKSFLVARISAQVVDYYKEACRALENSETASMLGKIQKDWKKLVQMKIYYFAAIAHLHMGKQAEEQQKFGERLAYLQSSIDKLSEAMKLAKGQPDSVQEALKFSMDVIGGKFNSAKKDNDFIYHETVPSLETLPSVKGAPLVKALPVNPTDPTVTGPDIFSKLVPMAAHEASSLYSEEKAKLLRELVTKIDGKNETLEQFMDSVSLDPDSIDNMDMYNTIPPVLMEKCAALSVRPDTVKSLIQSMQALSGVFTDVEASLREIRDVLEKDEAEERSLQEAAGKQAVPAQPASLAELRRDLEKYLEYHEKASFTNTELHRAMNLHISHLRLLGGPLDSLREALPRPELSEEDAAGLQCIKRILGKVQEMRDQRGSLEKQLRDLIQQDDITTALVTTERAEMKRLFEEQLKKYDQVKLYIDQNLSAQENILKALTEANVQSANARKALADTEHKWNSTVQTLVASYEAYEDLMKKSQEGKEFYEDLEGKATKLLEKAKAVCQAREEERQAILERELQKKAPQRPTAPKPAPKKAADIDPNSIEDPELAQLTAAILALGGDLPEELLSMPPEFALPPSAHAPVPGVPSSSSMQWPPTAPSGLYAGPMRFPHNLPPPELLARISRLPAPGYPQSLPPGRLPHQLPQFSTPQAPTSQPPVVSAYAPQHSQPQMGPPVAPGPATAPAPVRPSTTTVDSIQTPIPSYAPIPGQPMPQAPGPRQPVPLSTGYAPPPQMGPYPQYMQQQQPGVPQGLPPQQQQHQQPQQQQQHFPQAPSSIPGHQPPHYQPVPTQQPVSRPMPGPQVPMQPQGQYQQYMPQQRQPGPPNFPQAYLPGQVPPGMPTGAPSPHSHHGQSQLQQGYPPVSMVPGSHPTQVPVSAVAQNQIPQHSPHPQVPPTSQPMPPASMPYLPHVRQQMPPASQPYMTPVNPQMQHSQHPQMPLPSQQMPLGPHMQMPPGSQPRMAPPNAQLPPTSQPMPPVSHPQMLPVSKQLSPPPHPQMQPGPQQPPHPAHPNQMPPQPLHPHTFQQTHLPRGPQVQMPPASMPSQPPMHPNALPPQRHPHPQGIPQTHPQMPPHMAQQPMRMPHQPLPPHAGPMVYPGAPYMVRQQGPSVPPQQPQSQPLTPQPLTPQPMPQPPPAAFAPSHGGNVPPGPVQHPGAVGSGPAPQNMIPPIPPSTGAVGAQAPNVLPSPAPSPSPSPGPSSLGMNPQRPSPALTPVGVTPLPQAPSSSTSSSSSSSSSGPASESLFQRQNSSTDDLLSSSPESQHGGTKDNVLLPTKADPQEDGQRRKKSEAVRLIEGDPYQAPERMLRLCAELERFRATVQSLEHPTGEGGLSELDARWKELQDQQEKDARQLSIAIARCYTMKNRHQDIMPYDRNRVVLRSGKDDYINASFIEDLSPYCPRLIATQAPLTGTAADFWLMVYEQKVSLVVMLVSEQELEKQKVLPYFPSERGQQLAQGPITLTLTTQKSTPTHVERMISLQYRDQSLKRTVIHLQFTSWPELGLPDSKSNLIRFIQEVHGHFLHQRPLHTPVVVHCSSGVGRTGALCLLYAALQEVEAGNGIPDMILLVRKMRQQRKNMLQEKLHLKFCYEAVLKHTEQVLQRHGVATTPCSKTVNNAAIKQPYSRQESQDIVLGGDLPISSIQATIAKLSIRPQSGSDSEQDSSLDLYPSAPADLSLQVAPECPNDTALHDPFPSEPQPSSFSPPPSVSSSSSSPAKVQSPSPPANQGNGFVEPSPGSPTSNHHTAPALDSSGTASPPPGPTSSSLDLLASMTAEAFTLDAACRGKPRINKQSFLQPQEGQGLQGPPEGDDPLSNLDPLWTLNKT from the exons CAATGCTGGATAACAGGAAAAGTTTCCTTGTGGCTCGAATCAGTGCCCAG GTAGTGGACTATTACAAGGAGGCATGCCGGGCATTGGAGAACTCTGAGACAGCGTCCATGTTGGGAAAGATTCAGAAAGACTGGAAGAAATTGGTGCAGATGAAGATCTACTACTTTGCTGCTATCGCTCAT CTGCATATGGGAAAACAGGCTGAGGAGCAGCAGAAGTTTGGAGAGCGG TTGGCTTATTTGCAGAGCTCTATAGATAAGCTCAGTGAAGCTATGAAGTTGGCTAAG GGTCAGCCAGACAGTGTGCAGGAAGCTCTGAAGTTCAGTATGGATGTAATCGGCGGAAA GTTTAATTCTGCAAAGAAGGACAACGATTTCATTTACCACGAGACTGTCCCATCTTTGGAAACACTACCATCAGTAAAGG GTGCTCCACTGGTCAAAGCCCTGCCTGTGAATCCGACCGACCCCACGGTCACTGGTCCAGACATCTTCTCTAAACTGGTGCCAATGGCTGCCCACGaggcctcctctctctacag TGAGGAGAAGGCCAAGCTGCTGCGGGAGCTGGTGACCAAGATTGACGGCAAGAACGAGACACTAGA GCAGTTTATGGACTCTGTGAGCCTGGACCCAGACTCCATAGATAACATGGACATGTACAACACCATCCCTCCTGTGCTCATGGAGAAGTGTGCCGCTCTCAGCGTCAGACCGGACACGGTGAAGAGCCTCATTCAGTCCATGCAGG CCCTGTCAGGCGTGTTCACCGACGTGGAGGCGTCGCTCCGGGAGATCCGGGACGTGCTGGAGAAGGACGAGGCCGAGGAGCGGAGCCTGCAGGAGGCGGCGGGGAAGCAGGCGGTGCCCGCTCAGCCCGCCAGCCTGGCCGAGCTGCGGCGCGACCTGGAGAAGTACCTGGAGTACCACGAGAAGGCCAGCTTCACCAACACCGAGCTGCACCGCGCCATGAACCTGCACATCAGCCACCTCAGGCTGCTGGGGGGGCCACTGGACAGCCTGAGAGAGGCGCTacccaggccagagctcagcgaag AGGATGCAGCGGGTCTGCAGTGCATCAAGAGGATTCTGGGTAAAGTGCAGGAGATGCGAGACCAGCGCGGCTCCCTGGAGAAACAGCTGCGAGACCTCATCCAGCAGGACGACATCACCACAGCGCTGGTCACCACAGAGCGCGCGGAGATGAAG AGGTTGTTTGAGGAGCAGCTGAAGAAGTATGACCAGGTGAAATTGTACATCGACCAGAACCTCTCTGCTCAAGAGAATATCCTGAAGGCCCTGACCGAGGCCAACGTCCAGTCAGCCAATGCCCGGAAGGCCCTCGCCGACACTGAACACAA GTGGAACAGCACTGTGCAGACGCTGGTGGCGTCGTACGAGGCTTACGAGGACCTGATGAAGAAGTCCCAGGAGGGGAAGGAGTTTTATGAGGACCTGGAGGGAAAGGCCACCAAACTGCTGGAAAAAGCCAAGGCTGTGTGCCAAGCCAGGGAGGAGGAAAGGCAAGCTATCCTGGAGAG AGAGCTCCAGAAGAAGGCCCCACAAAGACCCACCGCTCCAAAGCCTGCACCGAAGAAGGCCGCGGACATCGACCCCAATAGCATTGAGGACCCCGAGCTGGCGCAGCTGACCGCTGCTATTCTGGCCCTGGGAGGAGATCTTCCGGAGGAGCTACTGAGCATGCCGCCCGAGTTCGCCCTGCCCCCCTCGGCGCACGCTCCTGTCCCAGGCGtgccctccagctcctccatgcAGTGGCCTCCCACTGCCCCATCGGGGCTCTACGCCGGGCCCATGCGCTTCCCCCACAATCTGCCCCCTCCTGAGCTCCTGGCTCGCATCTCTCGCCTCCCCGCCCCAGGATACCCCCAGAGCCTGCCTCCAGGTCGCCTTCCCCACCAGCTTCCCCAGTTCTCCACGCCACAGGCGCCGACCTCTCAGCCCCCGGTGGTCTCTGCCTACGCTCCGCAACACTCACAGCCCCAGATGGGCCCACCTGTAGCTCCAGGCCCTGCCACAGCTCCGGCTCCTGTCAGGCCATCCACCACAACTGTGGACAGCATCCAGACTCCCATTCCTAGCTACGCGCCTATCCCAGGCCAGCCGATGCCACAGGCACCAGGTCCTCGCCAGCCAGTGCCACTGTCCACTGGGTACGCGCCACCCCCACAGATGGGCCCCTACCCTCAGtatatgcagcagcagcagccgggaGTTCCCCAGGGTTTgcctccacagcagcagcagcaccagcagccccagcagcagcagcagcactttcCCCAGGCCCCTTCATCTATACCTGGCCATCAGCCACCGCACTATCAGCCAGTTCCCACACAGCAGCCAGTGTCCCGGCCAATGCCAGGGCCCCAGGTGCCAATGCAACCTCAAGGCCAGTACCAACAGTACATGCCCCAGCAAAGGCAGCCTGGGCCTCCGAACTTCCCACAGGCTTATCTCCCTGGGCAGGTCCCACCTGGGATGCCAACTGGGGCACCTTCTCCACATTCCCACCATGGTCAGTCCCAGCTTCAGCAGGGGTATCCCCCTGTGTCCATGGTCCCTGGGTCCCACCCAACACAGGTGCCTGTTAGTGCAGTTGCACAGAATCAGATACCCCAACACAGTCCCCATCCACAGGTGCCTCCCACTTCACAGCCAATGCCTCCGGCCTCTATGCCATACTTACCCCATGTGAGGCAGCAAATGCCCCCAGCTTCCCAGCCATATATGACCCCAGTCAACCCCCAAATGCAGCACTCTCAGCATCCTCAAATGCCCCTGCCCTCTCAACAAATGCCCTTGGGGCCTCATATGCAGATGCCACCGGGGTCCCAGCCAAGAATGGCACCCCCTAACGCTCAGTTGCCACCAACTTCTCAACCCATGCCCCCTGTATCTCATCCACAAATGCTGCCTGTGTCAAAGCAGTTGTCACCTCCACCTCACCCCCAAATGCAGCCTGGCCCGcagcagcccccccaccccgctcACCCTAACCAGATGCCCCCTCAGCCccttcacccacacacattccagCAGACGCACTTGCCGAGGGGTCCTCAGGTCCAGATGCCCCCGGCCTCAATGCCCTCCCAGCCTCCCATGCACCCCAACGCTCTGCCACCTCAGCGCCACCCTCACCCTCAGGGTATCCCACAGACCCATCCTCAGATGCCCCCTCACATGGCCCAGCAGCCCATGCGTATGCCCCACCAGCCTCTTCCGCCCCACGCTGGCCCTATGGTCTACCCTGGAGCTCCTTACATGGTCCGCCAGCAGGGACCTTCGGTTCCCCCCCAACAGCCGCAGTCTCAGCCTTTGACTCCACAGCCTCTCACCCCCCAGCCCATGCCCCAGCCCCCCCCTGCAGCCTTCGCTCCCTCTCATGGCGGAAATGTGCCGCCTGGACCCGTACAGCACCCAGGCGCAGTGGGCTCTGGCCCAGCACCTCAGAACATGATCCCACCGATCCCTCCGTCGACCGGCGCGGTAGGGGCCCAAGCGCCCAAcgtcctcccctccccagccccGTCTCCATCGCCCTCGCCCGGGCCCTCGTCTTTAGGCATGAACCCGCAGCGCCCATCCCCTGCCCTCACGCCTGTCGGGGTGACTCCGCTCCCTCAGGCTCCGtcatcctccacctcttcctcctcctcgtcttcctcgtcCGGCCCTGCTTCGGAGTCCCTGTTCCAGCGGCAGAACTCCAGCACCGACGACCTGCTCTCCTCCAGCCCCGAGAGTCAACACGGTGGCACCAAAGACAACGTCCTGCTGCCCACCAAAGCCGACCCCCAGGAGGACGGTCAGAGGCGCAAGAAGTCCGAGGCCGTCCGGCTCATCGAGGGCGACCCATACCAGGCTCCGGAACGGATGTTGCGACTCTGCGCCGAGCTGGAACGTTTCCGAGCCACGGTGCAGTCACTGGAGCACCCGACTGGGGAAGGGGGTCTTTCGGAGCTGGATGCCCGATGGAAGGAGCTCCAAGACCAGCAGGAGAAGGACGCCAGGCAGCTCTCCATTGCCATCGCGCGCTGCTACACCATGAAGAACCGACACCAAGATATCATGCCTTACGACCGTAACCGCGTTGTCCTGCGCTCGGGCAAGGACGACTACATCAACGCGAGCTTCATTGAGGACTTGTCTCCGTACTGCCCCCGGCTCATCGCCACCCAGGCTCCCCTCACAGGAACGGCGGCCGACTTCTGGCTCATGGTGTACGAGCAGAAGGTGTCGCTGGTGGTCATGCTTGTATCCGAACAGGAACTAGAGAAG CAAAAGGTGCTGCCTTATTTCCCCTCCGAGCGAGGTCAGCAGCTCGCTCAGGGACCAATCACGCTCACCCTCACCACCCAGAAGAGCACGCCCACACACGTGGAGCGCATGATCAGCCTGCAGTACCGTGACCAGAGCCTCAAGCGCACTGTCATCCACCTGCAGTTCACCTCCTGGCCTGAGCT TGGACTGCCTGACAGCAAGAGCAACCTGATACGCTTCATCCAAGAAGTCCATGGCCACTTCTTGCACCAGAGGCCTTTACACACTCCTGTTGTGGTGCACTGCAG CTCTGGCGTGGGCCGCACTGGCGCCCTCTGCCTGTTGTATGCTGCACTGCAAGAGGTGGAGGCTGGAAATGGCATCCCTGACATGATCCTGTTGGTGAGGAAGATGCGGCAGCAAAGGAAGAACATGCTGCAAGAGAAG TTGCACCTGAAGTTCTGCTATGAAGCTGTGCTGAAGCACACAGAGCAAGTCCTTCAGCGCCACGGCGTTGCTACGACCCCATGCAGTAAGACTGTCAACAATGCTGCCATTAAG CAGCCCTACTCCAGACAGGAGTCCCAGGACATTGTCCTGGGCGGAGACCTGCCCATCAGCTCCATCCAGGCCACCATTGCCAAGCTCAGCATCCGGCCCCAGAGCGGCAGCGACTCGGAGCAGGACTCCAGCCTGGATCTGTACCCCTCTGCTCCAGCCGATCTCTCCCTCCAGGTGGCCCCCGAGTGCCCGAACGACACCGCGCTGCACGACCCCTTCCCCAGTGAGCCTCAGCCTTCCTCCTTCAGCCCCCCTCCTTCcgtctcctcgtcctcctcctcgccggCCAAAGTCCAGTCCCCTTCGCCGCCGGCTAACCAAGGAAACGGGTTCGTGGAGCCTTCCCCTGGCTCTCCGACGTCCAATCACCACACCGCACCTGCCTTGGACTCATCAGGGACCGCTTCTCCTCCCCCTGGCCCCACCTCCTCGTCTCTGGACCTGCTGGCTTCCATGACGGCCGAGGCCTTCACGCTGGACGCCGCGTGCCGGGGCAAGCCGCGCATCAACAAGCAGAGCTTCCTCCAGCCCCAGGAGGGGCAGGGCTTGCAGGGGCCGCCTGAAGGCGACGACCCCCTCAGCAACCTGGATCCTCTCTGGACCCTCAACAAGACCTGA